The window CCGTGGATTGCAACGGCAACGATATAACCCCCGCCATGCTCAGAGGCGTGGAGGAAGCCATGCATCTTGTGCAACTTGCCGGTTGCACCAAGGCGGTGCTCAAGTCCCGTTCCCCCTCCTGCGGTTTCGGAACCATCTATGACGGCACCTTCAGCGGCACCCGCATTACCGGCAACGGCCTGTTTGCCGACCGTTTGCACAAGGCCGGTCTTATCGTACACACCGAGGATCACTGGCAAGGCGAGTAGCCTGCCACCTGCCGCCCACAGCCCTGCAAGCGCGCAGCCTGAGGCCACAACTCTCCCCCTAAAGGGTTCCCTGCCCCCTCCTGCTTCCATGGGCACCTGCCGTTACCATATAGCCTTTGCGCCCTTCCGGTATGTGCAATTGCACAAGTGCAGGTTGTCACCCGGCCTTCTTGTGCAATTTATTGCGCAACATTTTGCACATCGCAATTGCACGCATTTGCCGCCACCACACAACAATCTGATTTTATTGCTTTTCGAACTTTGGCACACCTTGTGCTTAATAGAGAACCAGCAACGGCAAGTACCCAACAGGACCTGCGAGCAACACATAAAACGGTATGCAGGTCCAGAGAATAATCGGTTGCCGGAGTGGGCTGCCTTTTGTGGCAGAAGGGCAGCACAGACTGACAATCGAATAACGCTAGGTTTGAACGTATTCCTCACACGTTGGCTCGGACCGGGGAGAGGCAAGCTCCCCAGCCAACAGCAGCAACCCTTTCCCCCTTTGAGGGTTGCTGGCTGAACCACCAGTTACGCCAGCATCTGTATCCCTACTACAGATGAAGCGGACAAGACAGGTTGACCTCTGGGTTGGACGGACCTCCTCCTCGCCGACCAACCCGCCCGATCGACAGGATCACACAGAGCGGGGCTTCAACGCGCGAAGCCCCGCCCAAGCGAAGAAGCCGCCAAGACGGCATGACATATAGACGATAACGCGAAGCAACATAACAGACACCCCATGGCTCCTTTTTCTCATGCCTGTTCACACGTTGCCGCATCGCCCACTGCGGTAACTCCCCTTTGAAAAAGAAGACCTCCTAAGCGTGCAGCCCGGTTCGAAAGAACCGGGCTGCTGCGTTTGGAAGAACCGAAATGTACAAAGAAAAGCGTCCCGCCCTGTTCAGGGCGGGACGCAGTATAGACTGTGTATCGCAGCAGAGTGCTAGGTAAGCGAATTGCCGAAGCCCTGCGCACGGGTACCGCCGCCAAGGGAAAGGCCCTGTGACTTGAGCAGCTCTTCCTGCGCCTTCTGCAACTGGGTCTGCAGCTGCATCAGCTCACTCTGTTTCATCTGAAGCTGCTTGGCCTTTTCTTCGTCTGACAGGGTCATATCATTCTGAAGCTCCTTGATTTCTTCCTGAAGCTTCTGAATCTGCTTCTTGATGCGCTCGATCATCTGTTCCTGAGATGTCTTGCCGGATTCCTCGGAACCGCCTGCCCCCGTAGCCCCTCCGGGCTTCATGGAAGCCGCAAGACTGCGCCCTTCTTCGGATATCTTCACATTGTCGCCCGCAGCACCCTGCTGCACACCGTCTTCACGTGCAGGTACACGATCTGCTGCGGCAGTGCGCGCGGCCTGCTCCGGATCATCAACGCGCATGGCGCTGCCCATCTGGCTATACTGTTTGAACATGGAACCGCTGATTTGCATATGCCCCCCTTTGATGAAGGTATACCGCTTTATCGGTAATGCTTAAGTCAGCTTTAGGTGAGCATACACTTCTTAACAATTTACACGGTGACGTTGACAGGTAGACAACCTGCCCGTACCTTCTGCCCACTACCAAGCCCAATCAAGGAGACGCGCATGGCCAAGGAAATGCCTAACTTTCTTGTTCGAGGAATACTCATAGGCGGTGCCATGGGCGCCTTTGCCAATCTGGCGGGACTGATGGACAATCTGCCGCGGGCCGTTGCCCTCGGCATGGTTGCAGGCTTCTTTGCGGGCATCACGCTGGCCCGCAGACACAAGAACAAGTAGCTCCCGCACCGGTTACACAAAACAAAACCGCAGCCTGCGCATATGCAGACTGCGGTTTTTCTGTTTTCAGGCAGGCTCATGGCGGGCCCGCACCTGAAAGGTACTATTCCGTAGGGGCTCCAGCAATGGCCTTCATCAGCCACGCCATGGTTTCGCCAAGGTTCTGCATGTTGCGCATGCCTTCCTCGTCGTCGGTGACCTGTCCGGGGGTCAGGCCGTAGCCCATGTTCCAATAGGTGGAACCGGGAATGATCATCTGACTGATCTGAAAGAAATGGTTGATGGTATCAAACACGTGGGTCGCTCCGCCTCGGCGCACGGCCACGACACCTGCGCCCACCTTTCTGCGAAGCTCGGCCCCGTTGCTCAGTGTCACGTAGCCCGCACGGTCGATCAGGGCCTTCATCTCAGCGGTCACGTCTGTGAAGTAGGTCGGTGAGCCGAGAATGATGCCATCTGCCTCACGCATTTTTTCCACATACTCGTTCAGCGCATCATTCTTGATGGCACACTTGCCGTCCTTGCGCTCCCGGCACTTCATGCAGGCAGTGCACCCACGCAGCGGCTTGCCGCCGATCCGGATCAATTCCGTCTCAATGCCCGCCGCTTCCAGCGGCACAAATACTCTGCGGATAAGGTGTTCTGTATTGCCGCCCTTGCGGGGGCTCCCGTTGAATGCAACAACTTTCATCTGATTCCTCCGAATGTGTTATTCATACGACCATGGTATTCCATGCCACGCACAAACGCACAAGTACCCACTTTTTTGTCGCGTAGGCACGGAATGCATACCAGGTTACCGGGAGCATTCTGACAGGTTGCAAAAAAAACGTATTTCCAATAGGAACCACTGCGGCACCAATCAAAAAAACGCAGTGCCAAGGGAGTTTTCATCATGAAATCGCGTTGTTGGGCAATTATCTTCGCCGTTATGGCGGTCCTGTGCACAACCATTCCCGCATTTGCGGCGGATTCCAGCCTGGGTCCCGCCAATGCGGCACGTTTCGGATTCTGGACCCTGATTCCGCCGCTGGTGGCCATTACGCTGGCCTTCATGACACGTAACGTCGTTCTTTCCCTGTTCCTCGGCGTCTTCTCCGGTGCCCTGCTGCTGGAAACCAAGGGATTCAACCTCTATGACGGTGTGATCGACTCGTTCCTGCGCGTCTCCAGAGAAGTGCTCGGTTCGCTGGCCGACCCGTGGAACGCCGGTATCGTCCTGCAGTGTCTTGCCATTGGCGGGCTCATCGCCATCGTTTCCAAGATGGGCGGTGCACGTGCCATTGCCGAGGCCCTTGCACGCAAGGCCAAGACCCCGCGCAGCTCGCAGTTCGTGACCTGGCTTATGGGCATTTTCATCTTCTTCGACGACTATGCGAACTCGCTGACCATCGGCCCCATCATGCGCCCTGTTACCGACCGCATGCGCGTTTCCCGTGAAAAGCTGGCCTTCATCATCGACGCCACTGCCGCCCCCATTGCAGGCATTGCGCTCATCTCCACCTGGGTTGCCTATGAAGTGGGCCTGATCAAGGACGGCTTCTCCGCCATCGGCCTTGAAGCCAACGCCTATACCTCCTTTGTGGAAACCATTCCGTACCGATTCTACAACATCTTCATCCTGCTCTTCGTGCTCGCCTGCATCATGTTCATGCGCGAGTTCGGCCCCATGCTCAAAGCTGAACGCCGTGCCCGCAAGGAAGGCAAGGTGCTGGATGACAACGCCAAGCCCATGGTCGCGGATGAAGCAACCGACCTTGAACCCGAGGCGCATGTTGTTCCCAGCGTGTGGAACGCAATCATCCCCATCGGCACGCTGATTGCCGCCGCGTTCCTCGGTTTCTACTTCAACGGCTACCGCGCCATCTTCGGTGGTGACGACACCGTGCTGCAGGCGCTGGTGACCGACAGCCCCCTGAGCTTTACCGCCATCCGTGAATGCTTCGGCGCATCCGACGCTTCCGTGGTTCTCTTCCAGGCTGCCCTCATCGCCGGCATCGTCGGCATGGCCATGGGCGTGCTCAAGCGCATCTTCACCGTGGAGCAGGCCATCGGCACGTGGGTACAGGGCGTAAAGTCCCTGAACATCACTGCCGTCATTCTGCTGCTGGCGTGGTCCCTCTCCGGCATGATCAAGGAACTGGGCACCGCCGCATGGCTGGTAAGCGTGCTCTCCGACTCCATGCCCGCATACCTGCTGCCTTCCATCATCTTCATCATGGGCTCCATCATCTCCTTTGCAACGGGCACGTCCTACGGCACCATGGGCATTCTCATGCCGCTGGCCATTCCGTTGGCATGGGCCATTGCTCCGGAGCATGACTACCTCATCCTGAACATCGGTGCGGTGCTGACCGGAGCCATCTTCGGCGACCACTGTTCTCCCATATCGGATACGACCATTCTCTCGTCCATGGGTGCGGCGAGCGACCATATCGACCACACCCGCACGCAGCTTCCGTATGCCGTTGTGATCGCCGCAGTTGCAGTGCTGTGCGGCTACCTTCCCGCCGGTCTCGGCCTGCCCGTTGCGCTCACCCTGCCTCTGGGTTGCGCAGCCGTCATCGGCCTGACTCTGGTCGTGGGCAAACGGGTGGAAGACTAACAGTCCCCCCTTTTCTGCAGAAAACATTCACGGGCCGCAGTCTTCCGACTGCGGCCTTTTTTCTTTATCCATCCGGCATTATAATCATTTCATGCCCGTTTCAGTATGATCAATAATGCATTGGGTCTTTTGACGATGCGTGGCATACTTGCGCGCACGCCATCATCACTCTCGGGGATTCTATGCACTCTCGTACCTGCGCCATATTAACCGGCCTTCCGGCCCTGCTGCCGTCTTCGGCATTCTCCGCCGTTGCCGACAGCACCGCCGTTTCAAGCCCGCCTGCAATCTCTTCAACGCTCCTGACCGGCATCATCATCCTGTGGGTTGTCTCCGTCCTGTTCGCATGGCGCCATGGCAGAAAACACGCCACGCCACAAAACGAACCTGAAGCTGCCCCCTCTGCTGAAGCCCTCATCACCCTGCGTGATGAGCTTGAAGCGAAGGACAAGGCGTGCCTCAAGGCATCGCTGGAAGCACAGGAACTCAGGTCTCTGATCGACCTTGCACAGGTGGCCATTTTCCGCTCCTCGCTGGATGGATCCCGTTTCCTGTTCATCAACAAATCCTGTGCGCAGCTGCTCGGATATGACTCCGCCGAAAATCTGACCAGCACCACAACGCCCATCACCCTGCATGCCGACCCGGCCATACGTGACGCCATGATGGACGTGCTGGACAAGCATGGGCGCGTGGACAATCTTGAACTGGAGTTCGTGGATAAAAGAGGAAACATCCATCAGGCCCTTGTCACTGCCACCTTGCACAAAGAGGAGGGCTACATCCAGGGCGCGGTCATGGATATAAGCGAAAGCAAGGAAGCAGAACGACTGCTGCGCAACAGCCATACCTTTTTACAGACCCTGCTCAACGCCTTGCCCACCGCGGTGTTTTTCAAGGATGCAGAAGCCCGCTACCAGCTGTTGAACAAAGCCTTTGAAGAACTGCTCGGACAGAAAGCCGAAGACCTGCTCGGCAAGAGCGTCTTTGACATAGCGCCCCGTCATCTGGCGGAGAAGTATCACGAAATGGACAAGACCCTGCTTGAGTCAAGGGGCCCCGCCATTCAGCAGTACGAATACCAGGTGCAGGGTGACGGAGGCTTACGGGATGTCATCTTCAACAAGGAATCCATGTTCGACGAGAACGGCAATCTGCTCGGTCTGGTAGGTGTCATTTTCGACATCACCGACCGGAAACGCATCGAGAACTCGCTGCGCCGCGCCGAAGAACGGTACCGCGCCCTGTACATGAACGCGGCGGAAGGAATTTTCACCGCCACCGCCGATGGACGTTTTGTGGGAGTGAACCCTGCCATGTCGCAGATGTTCGGCTACGATTCCCCTGCCAATATGACCTATAAGGTCACCGACATGGGAACGCAGGTTTTTGCCGACCCGCAACAGCTTGAAATCCTCAAGAAGCGGCTTGTCGGTGAAAAGGTGGTCAACAGGTTTGAGGCGCAGGTTATCCGGCGTGACGGCCAACAATTCTGGGTTGCCATCAGCTCCCGAGGCATTTTCGGATTAGGAGACCGTCTGGAACGCTTTGAAGGGTTGGTCATGGACATCACGGCGCAGAAACGCTCCGAGGAAGAACTGGCCATGATGGTGGTAACAGACCCGCTTACCTCCATAGCAAACCGCATAGGCATGGGCCAGCAGCTGGAAACCATGCTGCGGCAGGCGGAGCGATCGGACTGCCAGATAGGCCTGCTGTTTATCGATCTGGACGGATTCAAGCCCATTAATGACAGCTTCGGGCACCAGACAGGCGACTTTCTGCTGCAACAGGTTGCGAAACGGTTGTCACAACGCCTTCGCGGCTCAGACGTTGCCGCCCGCGTTGGCGGCGACGAATTTGCCGTGCTGCTCTGGGACGTGGCGGGCCCCGCTGCGGTGGAGCGTTTGAGCCGCGAACTGCTTGCCACCCTGCTCGATCCGTATGACTGCAAGGTAACGGTCTGTACCATCGGGGCAAGTATCGGCGGAAGCATCTATCCTCACCACGGCAGAACGGCCAACGAACTGCTCAGTGCGGCAGACAGCGCCATGTATGAGGCCAAACGCGAGGGCAGCCAGTTCAGCTTTGCCCCCCTGCCAGCCACGAAAGAATAACAGGCTCAGGCTATTATCCATAAACAAGGGCCGACGGGTAAACCCCGTCGGCCCTTTGCATTCTCAAACAACAGAAAGAACTGCGGCTAAAAATCAAAATGGAAATGCTTGCGAACACCTTCCATGGTTGCAGCAGCCTCTGCGCGTGCACGTTCGGTGCCGTGCTTGATGATATCCCACACCATGTCGGGGCGGGCTTCCAGTTCGCGACGGCGTTCCTGAATAGGGGCAAGGAAACGCTCCATGGATGCCAGCAGGATCTTCTTGCAGTCCACGCAGCCGAGGGTGGCGGTGGTACAGCCCTGACAGATTTCCGCCTGCGTGGCCTCATCGGTCATGAGAACATGGTAGGGGAAAAGGTTGCACACCTTGGGATCGCCGGCATCAGTCTTGCGCAGGCGGTTCTGGTCGGTGAGCATACCGCGAACCTTCGGAATGATGTCTTCCATGGATTCGCGCAGATAGATGGAGTTGTTGTAACTCTTGGACATCTTGCGACCGTCCAGACCGGGCAGCTTGGCTTCCGGCGTCAGACGGGCCTGCGGCTCGGGGAAGAACTCGGTGCTGTACAGGTAGTTGAAACGGCGCGCGATTTCGCGGGTCATTTCAACGTGCGGCAGCTGGTCCTGACCAACCGGCACCCACTGGGGACGGTACATGAGAATATCGGTCGCCATGAGCACGGGGTAGCCGAGGAACCCGTAGTTGCCGAGATCCTTGTTGGTGATCTGGTCACGCTGCTCCTTGTAGGTGGGGCAACGTTCCAGCCAACCGAGAGGCGTAATCATGCCGAAGAGCAAGTTCAGTTCGGCGTGTTCCTTGACGAGAGACTGCTGGAAAATGACGCACTCTTCAGGATTGAGGCCGGATGCCACCCAGTCCTTCACCAGTTCGGGAACAAATTCCTTGATGCGGGCGGGATCGGCGTAATCGCTGGTCAGGGCATGCCAGTCGGCCACGAAGAAGAAGCAATCCATCTCCTTCTGCATTTCCACCCAGTTCTTGATAACGCCGAAATAGTGGCCGAGGTGCAGGGGGCCCGTGGGCCTCATGCCGGAAACCGTGCGATGTCTAGTCATCAAAGTCCTCCAGAAAGAAATGTCGGCGTCAGCGGATGCCGATGAGAGCGGATATGAGATCTGCGGAACCGTCCACAAGGGGCCAGACAACCTTGCCCAGCAAGCCGGAAGCCAGCAGAATCATGACGACGATAAGTCCGTAGCGTTCGATTTGCAGATACTTGTACGCCACGCGGGGCGGCATGAAACCGGCTGCAATCTTGCTGCCGTCCAGCGGCGGGATGGGCATGAGATTGAACCAGCAGAGCGTCAGGTTGATCCACACGCCCGTAGCGCACATGGCCATCAGGAACTCTTCCACACCGCCGGGGAGCGCCATGCCGGAACCGGCAAGGCGGTAGCCCATGCCAAAAAGGATGGCCAGCAGGAAGTTGGCTGCGGGTCCGGCTACGGACACAAGCATCATGCCCTTGCGCGGATTCCTGAAATAGCGGGCGTTCACCGGCACGGGTCTGGCCCAGCCGATGACAAAGGGGCTGGTCAGCGCCGTAAGAATGAACACCATGGTCCCCATGGGATCAATATGCGGCAGCGGGTTCAAGGTAAGACGGCCCTGACTCTTTGCCGTGGGATCGCCATGTTTCCAGGCGACCCAGCCGTGG is drawn from Desulfovibrio mangrovi and contains these coding sequences:
- a CDS encoding Na+/H+ antiporter NhaC family protein yields the protein MKSRCWAIIFAVMAVLCTTIPAFAADSSLGPANAARFGFWTLIPPLVAITLAFMTRNVVLSLFLGVFSGALLLETKGFNLYDGVIDSFLRVSREVLGSLADPWNAGIVLQCLAIGGLIAIVSKMGGARAIAEALARKAKTPRSSQFVTWLMGIFIFFDDYANSLTIGPIMRPVTDRMRVSREKLAFIIDATAAPIAGIALISTWVAYEVGLIKDGFSAIGLEANAYTSFVETIPYRFYNIFILLFVLACIMFMREFGPMLKAERRARKEGKVLDDNAKPMVADEATDLEPEAHVVPSVWNAIIPIGTLIAAAFLGFYFNGYRAIFGGDDTVLQALVTDSPLSFTAIRECFGASDASVVLFQAALIAGIVGMAMGVLKRIFTVEQAIGTWVQGVKSLNITAVILLLAWSLSGMIKELGTAAWLVSVLSDSMPAYLLPSIIFIMGSIISFATGTSYGTMGILMPLAIPLAWAIAPEHDYLILNIGAVLTGAIFGDHCSPISDTTILSSMGAASDHIDHTRTQLPYAVVIAAVAVLCGYLPAGLGLPVALTLPLGCAAVIGLTLVVGKRVED
- a CDS encoding DUF523 domain-containing protein, with the translated sequence MPEYVVSACLAGCHCRYDGEATPDERVLQLIREGKALPLCPEQLGGLPTPRPPFELLDGRAVDCNGNDITPAMLRGVEEAMHLVQLAGCTKAVLKSRSPSCGFGTIYDGTFSGTRITGNGLFADRLHKAGLIVHTEDHWQGE
- a CDS encoding FlxA-like family protein, which produces MQISGSMFKQYSQMGSAMRVDDPEQAARTAAADRVPAREDGVQQGAAGDNVKISEEGRSLAASMKPGGATGAGGSEESGKTSQEQMIERIKKQIQKLQEEIKELQNDMTLSDEEKAKQLQMKQSELMQLQTQLQKAQEELLKSQGLSLGGGTRAQGFGNSLT
- the trpS gene encoding tryptophan--tRNA ligase translates to MTRHRTVSGMRPTGPLHLGHYFGVIKNWVEMQKEMDCFFFVADWHALTSDYADPARIKEFVPELVKDWVASGLNPEECVIFQQSLVKEHAELNLLFGMITPLGWLERCPTYKEQRDQITNKDLGNYGFLGYPVLMATDILMYRPQWVPVGQDQLPHVEMTREIARRFNYLYSTEFFPEPQARLTPEAKLPGLDGRKMSKSYNNSIYLRESMEDIIPKVRGMLTDQNRLRKTDAGDPKVCNLFPYHVLMTDEATQAEICQGCTTATLGCVDCKKILLASMERFLAPIQERRRELEARPDMVWDIIKHGTERARAEAAATMEGVRKHFHFDF
- a CDS encoding bifunctional diguanylate cyclase/phosphodiesterase; the protein is MHSRTCAILTGLPALLPSSAFSAVADSTAVSSPPAISSTLLTGIIILWVVSVLFAWRHGRKHATPQNEPEAAPSAEALITLRDELEAKDKACLKASLEAQELRSLIDLAQVAIFRSSLDGSRFLFINKSCAQLLGYDSAENLTSTTTPITLHADPAIRDAMMDVLDKHGRVDNLELEFVDKRGNIHQALVTATLHKEEGYIQGAVMDISESKEAERLLRNSHTFLQTLLNALPTAVFFKDAEARYQLLNKAFEELLGQKAEDLLGKSVFDIAPRHLAEKYHEMDKTLLESRGPAIQQYEYQVQGDGGLRDVIFNKESMFDENGNLLGLVGVIFDITDRKRIENSLRRAEERYRALYMNAAEGIFTATADGRFVGVNPAMSQMFGYDSPANMTYKVTDMGTQVFADPQQLEILKKRLVGEKVVNRFEAQVIRRDGQQFWVAISSRGIFGLGDRLERFEGLVMDITAQKRSEEELAMMVVTDPLTSIANRIGMGQQLETMLRQAERSDCQIGLLFIDLDGFKPINDSFGHQTGDFLLQQVAKRLSQRLRGSDVAARVGGDEFAVLLWDVAGPAAVERLSRELLATLLDPYDCKVTVCTIGASIGGSIYPHHGRTANELLSAADSAMYEAKREGSQFSFAPLPATKE
- a CDS encoding flavodoxin family protein, yielding MKVVAFNGSPRKGGNTEHLIRRVFVPLEAAGIETELIRIGGKPLRGCTACMKCRERKDGKCAIKNDALNEYVEKMREADGIILGSPTYFTDVTAEMKALIDRAGYVTLSNGAELRRKVGAGVVAVRRGGATHVFDTINHFFQISQMIIPGSTYWNMGYGLTPGQVTDDEEGMRNMQNLGETMAWLMKAIAGAPTE
- a CDS encoding site-2 protease family protein: MFDFDLALSVRKISVALVPMLLGMVCHEVAHGWVAWKHGDPTAKSQGRLTLNPLPHIDPMGTMVFILTALTSPFVIGWARPVPVNARYFRNPRKGMMLVSVAGPAANFLLAILFGMGYRLAGSGMALPGGVEEFLMAMCATGVWINLTLCWFNLMPIPPLDGSKIAAGFMPPRVAYKYLQIERYGLIVVMILLASGLLGKVVWPLVDGSADLISALIGIR